A window of Sedimentibacter sp. MB31-C6 genomic DNA:
TCAAAATATTAGGAGTTTTTACATTAAAATAATTTAATACAAATTCCGTTTCTTTTGTAATATTATCTAATATATAAGGTATGGAAGGTTCATTTATTTTATTCTTTAAATTAGACAAAGTAATTGCTGAACATACACTGTCTGTATCTGGGGTTTTATGCCCAAATATCAAATTATTTTTCATTGTCATTCTCCTACTTACTTTCCCATCTTAAATCTTTTCCATAAAATTTAAGTGGCGCATAATTACTAAAAACTCTGGACATTATTCTGTCTGAGTAAGTTTCAGCCATCTGCTCCAAAGATAAATTAGTTGATATAATTGTTTTCTTTTCTGTTATCAACCTTTCATTTAAAATATTAAATATTTCCGCATTAGTAAAAGAATTATTGAATTCTGTACCAAGGTCATCTATTATTAATAAATCACAGTCAAAGATCATATTATAACTAATCCTATTTTCTTCTGTTTCAGTTTGTTTGTAAAACTTATGGTTCTCTACTATTTCAAACAAATGAAAAGCAGTCTGATAAAACACGGACTTTTCCATGTCTATAAGGGCTTTTGCAATACAATTGCACATAAATGTTTTTCCTAAACCTGTTCCTCCATAAAAAAGTAAATTCATATTAACATCATCGAAGTTATTGCAAAAATCTTCGCAAGTTTCTAATATTTTGTACATATTTTGTCTTGGAGTTAATTTTTCTTTATTGTATAATTCATTACTGAAAATATTAATGTCAAATGTATCAAAGTTTTCCCTTTTAAGCATATGTATCATATTTGAAATATCATATAGATAATTAATAATTTGCTTGTTCATGCAATTACACCGTTTCCCTTCTAACGTATAACCAGTGTCATTGCAATTACTACATTGATAATTGGGTTCTGTGAAATTTTTCGGTATATTATACTTATTATAAAATTCATCTTTGTTTTTCTTAAGACAAGTTATTTTTTCCTTTAATTCTAAAACCTGTTCTTCAATATCATCTGGTTTAGACAAATATAATTTTGATAATTCTATGCTTGCCAGGCTGATTTTTCTATTTATTTCTTCTAAACCAGGAATTCTTTCATAAAGCTCTTCTTTTCTCAAATCAGCTTCCCTTGCTGCCTTGAGCCTTTTTTTATTATATTCAGTTTTAATATTTTCAATTAATTGCTTTTTCACTATTTTCATCCCCTTCTTCAGGTACTTGAAGTCCTAATTTATCAAGCTTTTTATTAAATCTATTTCTCACTATTTGCTCTAACTCTTCCTCAGAATAATTTTTTATTTTTTGATCAAAATTATGAAACTTATTTTTAGTTTTAATAGTTTCCTTAATAACTTTTTGTTTATTTTCTGGCTTTTTATCATTCCTTAAATCATCAATAGTTTTATAGCCACTGTTATACCACTTATTTAAAATACTATCAAAATAATTTAAATTAGGATTTGAAATTTTGGTTGAATTTTCTAAACATTTTAAAATCATATCCATTGAAAATCCCCATTCGTCCACCCACTTGTCTATTGTTTTCATTTCAGCCTCTGTTAAAATTCTATTATTAAATCCCAGAGCTTTACTGATTCTAGAATAAACGAAAAATCTATCATTGCGATTTTCTAAGTATTCAGCCATTGTATCAATGTCACACACCCCAGCATCATGCCATCCAGATACAACAGATTCTATATAGTTAAATCTTTTGACCTTTTTATTATTAATACAGTAACTAAAAGCTTGAGACATAATTTCTGGTTTCATCTTATAATTGTTTAACCATGATACAATTTTTTGTTTTTCTTTTATTTTTAATGGTCTTCCAAACATTTCCTCTATTTCTTGCATCATCTTTTTATTTTCAGCACCTCTGCTAGAAGAAATAAGTTTATCATTATCTACATAAATACCCTTTTCTTGATTTATTTTAGAAATATGCTTATAAACATTATCAACATAAAGTTGCTTAAGATTTACAAATTCAACTAAATAATTATAATCATCATCCGATTGATGCCTTATTACAATACCTTCTTTTTCCCAATGATCCCATGCGTTTAATACGTCTGCTAAGGGAATTTTAAGATTTTTAGCTATAGTTTCGTTGTTAAATTTTTGTTGCTTATCCTTTGCATACTTATATCCTAAAAGATATACCTTTACATACGTTCCATCTGCAAAGGGCATATAGTCAGTAATAAATATATTTTCTATAGGGGTATCCCCCAAATCTATTTGCATTTCTTGTAAGAAAAAACTCATATTTTACTCCTTTTAGGCAATAATAGTAATATATAATCAATTTGCCATATACTTGTAATATAATTGTAACATTTCTATTATATTTTTGTGAAAACATTTAACCTTAATTTTGTTGACATAATATCATCTAATATACTATAATATTAAAAGATGATTTAATAAAAGAACAGTATTACACTTATATTTATTATATCATTATTTATGTGAAATGAAAATTACAATTTTTGCACTGACATATATAATAAATATACTAACGAAAAAAATACAGGAAGTATAATATGAAAAATATAATTAGACCGTTATTAGAAAAATTGAACCTTAAAAACAAAAATTCGAAAATTTTCAAACAACTACCCGATGAAGAAGAAAGACAAGCTATTTTCTTAAAATATAAAGATCAAATTATAGGCGCAGCCTCACTTCTAGCAGCCACTACATTAGTCTTAAGCAGTACATTTGCTTTAAACTATTTAAATACCCACGAAAATAACATATATTCAACTGAAAGCTATACACTATTAGTTGATGGCGAAGAAATATGCAAAGTAAGAGACCCCAAAGTATTAGATAATATTATTTCTAAATTAGAAAATGACTTAGAAAGAAATAGTGAGTTAGATTTAGCATTCAATAATACATTTGAAGTTGTTAATTCAAAAGCTGTTGACAAAGAAATACTCTCTGAAAAAGAAATATATAATATATTAAAAAAAGAAGTTGATTATTCTACTCTAGCTTATGCTTTATACATAGATGAAGATATAATTGGAATAGTAGATTCAGAATACAAGGCTAGAAACATAATTGAAGAAGTTAAAAAATATTTTTCTGATAATTATGACAAAAATTCAATAATAGAAGTAACAACTGCGGAAGATGTAAAAATAAAACAAATTGAAGCTAATAGTTCAGAAATACAAGAATCAGATGACATAGTAAATTACATAATTAAAGGAACAAATGAAGAAAGAAAATATATAGTAGAAAAAGGCGATACCTATTGGACAATAGCAGAATATTTTAACATGACTCTTGATGAATTAATTTCTGCAAATCCATCTGCAGATCCAGAAAGAATACAAATTGGTGATGAATTAAACTTAATTGTGCCAAAACCTTTTATAAATGTACAAGTGAAAAGAAAAGTTGTTCAAGAAGAAAAAATTGCATATGAAACATCTTATGAATATGTATCATATATGTTCAATGATGAAGAAGTTATAAATAAGGCTGGTAAATATGGTATTTCTGAAATAGAGGCAATAGTAACTGAAGAAAATGGAATTCAAATAGCAAAAGAAGTTGTTTCAGAAAAAGTTATTTCAGAGCCATTAACTGAAATTGTAGTGACAGGTACACAGGATCCGCCACCAAAGCAAGGTACAGGATATTTTATTAATCCCTTACCTGGATCATCTATATCATCACGTTATGGATCAAGAAGCGGAGGTTTTCATAGAGGGCAAGATATGGCAAAAGCTTCAGGATCATCTATAAAGGCAGCTGACGGTGGTACAGTTATATTTGCAGGTTATAATGGAAGCTATGGTTATATGATAGATATAGATCATGGTGGAGGATTTACAACAAGGTATGCTCATTGTAGCGAACTTTATGTATCATCAGGAGAAAAAGTGTATCAAGGTAAAATTATTGGAGCAGTTGGGTCAACAGGTGTATCTACAGGACCTCATTTGCATTTTGAAGTAAGAAAATACGGCTCTACTGTTAACCCTGCATCATATATAGGAATTCAATATAGATAAATATAGATAAAATGGAATTCAGAAGACATTGATTGAGTCAATGTCTTTTTTACATCCTACCTTAATCATTATTATGTCCATTATTTTCTAAAAGGTGAAAAAATTTTAATCAAATTTTAACTTGCTTTTATCTGCCTTTTATAATACACTTGAAAAGAATTAAATTTTATTTAATATTTTCTTAGTGTGATGACAATGGATCATCCCCTAAAATCGCAGTTTTTTACTTAAAAGGATGGAATAATGATATATTTTGATTATAGATTTATGGAAGTTGCAAGTCCTATTATTGAACATGAAGCTTATCAGGAGATGCGAAATATAAAACATCACGATGAAAGTGTTTTTGATCATTCTTTAAAAGTTGCATATTACTCATACAAATTTGCATATAAACATGAATTAGATTGGGAATCAACTATAAGGGGAGCACTACTTCATGATTTTTTCTTATATAAGTTTAAAAAGAGTTTAAGTTTTAGACTTATAACAGATT
This region includes:
- a CDS encoding LysM peptidoglycan-binding domain-containing M23 family metallopeptidase, whose product is MKNIIRPLLEKLNLKNKNSKIFKQLPDEEERQAIFLKYKDQIIGAASLLAATTLVLSSTFALNYLNTHENNIYSTESYTLLVDGEEICKVRDPKVLDNIISKLENDLERNSELDLAFNNTFEVVNSKAVDKEILSEKEIYNILKKEVDYSTLAYALYIDEDIIGIVDSEYKARNIIEEVKKYFSDNYDKNSIIEVTTAEDVKIKQIEANSSEIQESDDIVNYIIKGTNEERKYIVEKGDTYWTIAEYFNMTLDELISANPSADPERIQIGDELNLIVPKPFINVQVKRKVVQEEKIAYETSYEYVSYMFNDEEVINKAGKYGISEIEAIVTEENGIQIAKEVVSEKVISEPLTEIVVTGTQDPPPKQGTGYFINPLPGSSISSRYGSRSGGFHRGQDMAKASGSSIKAADGGTVIFAGYNGSYGYMIDIDHGGGFTTRYAHCSELYVSSGEKVYQGKIIGAVGSTGVSTGPHLHFEVRKYGSTVNPASYIGIQYR
- a CDS encoding ATP-binding protein, with translation MKKQLIENIKTEYNKKRLKAAREADLRKEELYERIPGLEEINRKISLASIELSKLYLSKPDDIEEQVLELKEKITCLKKNKDEFYNKYNIPKNFTEPNYQCSNCNDTGYTLEGKRCNCMNKQIINYLYDISNMIHMLKRENFDTFDINIFSNELYNKEKLTPRQNMYKILETCEDFCNNFDDVNMNLLFYGGTGLGKTFMCNCIAKALIDMEKSVFYQTAFHLFEIVENHKFYKQTETEENRISYNMIFDCDLLIIDDLGTEFNNSFTNAEIFNILNERLITEKKTIISTNLSLEQMAETYSDRIMSRVFSNYAPLKFYGKDLRWESK
- a CDS encoding HD domain-containing protein, coding for MIYFDYRFMEVASPIIEHEAYQEMRNIKHHDESVFDHSLKVAYYSYKFAYKHELDWESTIRGALLHDFFLYKFKKSLSFRLITDSINHAMSHPLIALENSKKYFNLNEKEENIIKGHMFPFGIPKTKEAWIVSYVDKYIAVFEYASNFKKMAYKKQAVYNVE
- a CDS encoding DnaD domain-containing protein, coding for MSFFLQEMQIDLGDTPIENIFITDYMPFADGTYVKVYLLGYKYAKDKQQKFNNETIAKNLKIPLADVLNAWDHWEKEGIVIRHQSDDDYNYLVEFVNLKQLYVDNVYKHISKINQEKGIYVDNDKLISSSRGAENKKMMQEIEEMFGRPLKIKEKQKIVSWLNNYKMKPEIMSQAFSYCINNKKVKRFNYIESVVSGWHDAGVCDIDTMAEYLENRNDRFFVYSRISKALGFNNRILTEAEMKTIDKWVDEWGFSMDMILKCLENSTKISNPNLNYFDSILNKWYNSGYKTIDDLRNDKKPENKQKVIKETIKTKNKFHNFDQKIKNYSEEELEQIVRNRFNKKLDKLGLQVPEEGDENSEKAIN